A window from Drosophila miranda strain MSH22 chromosome Y unlocalized genomic scaffold, D.miranda_PacBio2.1 Contig_Y2_pilon, whole genome shotgun sequence encodes these proteins:
- the LOC108160969 gene encoding uncharacterized protein LOC108160969 produces the protein MFKYINSLFLLALAFIAWSVCCYFHEIEEQLGTKGFDVELYSEHPGLKYNQLPCKNIPKAVPQTFPTVEIICSSFIVLCLTYTWVKLLTFLVERTGQFWQAMKPEKEDRQVKEQLMERLNSLKAEFQVMSELLKQYQPSVDLELQTMSGLELQSHSGCSSLELQKCDSGCSEVHLLPSSSSCSNHCSNDVPINELWNQKNDVCSIRGTPRFPDVPAVDQATQSTYINSSQIHIGPNMFDTKPLNLELVRQTRLYARKPSVFLQVSDNFIAGPRDRPRIGGSSCTIALPPPNM, from the exons ATGTTTAAATACATAAATTCTCTGTTCCTGTTGGCCTTGGCCTTCATCGCCTGGAGTGTTTGCTGTTATTTTCATGAAATTGAGGAACAGCTGGGCACCAAGGGATTCGATGTGGAGCTGTACTCAG AACACCCTGGCTTGAAATATAATCAATTGCCTTGCAAAAACATCCCGAAAGCTGTTCCACAAACTTTTCCTACCGTTGAAATAATATGCAGCTCTTTCATTGTCTTATGCCTGACATATACCTGGGTCAAGCTTTTGACGTTCTTGGTCGAGCGGACAGGTCAGTTTTGGCAGGCCATGAAGCCGGAGAAGGAGGACAGGCAGGTGAAAGAGCAACTGATGGAGCGACTTAACAGCTTGAAGGCCGAATTTCAGGTGATGAGTGAACTGCTGAAGCAGTACCAGCCCAGTGTTGATTTGGAGCTACAGACCATGAGCGGACTGGAGCTTCAGTCCCACAGTGGCTGTAGCTCTTTAGAGTTACAGAAATGTGACAGTGGCTGCTCGGAGGTCCACCTACTGCCCAGTAGCAGTTCATGCAGTAATCACTGCAGCAATGACGTCCCCATCAACGAACTGTGGAATCAAAAGAATGACGTCTGCTCGATACGTGGTACCCCCAGATTTCCGGACGTACCGGCGGTGGACCAGGCCACGCAGTCTACTTACATCAATAGCAGCCAGATCCACATCGGTCCAAACATGTTCGATACCAAACCCCTCAACTTGGAGCTAGTACGCCAGACAAGGCTGTACGCGAGGAAACCGAGTGTATTCCTCCAGGTGTCTGATAATTTCATTGCCGGACCCAGGGACAGGCCCCGGATAGGAGGCAGCAGTTGCACAATTGCCCTGCCACCGCCAAATATGTGA
- the LOC108160330 gene encoding origin recognition complex subunit 4 isoform X2 encodes MPEDAQELRKARRFLKERLQRDYTTLRGYKEERSNVRQLLQRTAEMGESNSLLLIGPRGAGKTTLINAVLTDLLVNRSFVDNTLIVHLDGNLHTDDRIALKSITVQMRLENAADGKVFGSFAENLAFLLQCLKAGDKKSKSVVFIQEELHLFCTHHNQTLLYNLFDVSQSAQAPICVLGVTCRLDVIELLEKRVKSRFSHRQVFLFPSADQFEAYTKLCQELLLIPSNSELKASADRIDSGLVAQLKPDAPYITVDQLTVLSAQYEGDDKIDLLCGLSVLELCLIIAIKHHSEIYDRDPFNFEIVFARFSKFAKISTTMQSVERSIVLKAFEHLRMGELIMPLSNSGVGKVQKEFEMHKMALTYGQIQQAVQRYQALPTEVAQWAQSSLI; translated from the exons atgcCGGAGGATGCCCAGGAATTGAGAAAAGCTAGGCGCTTCCTCAAAGAGCGCCTTCAGCGGGACTACACCACTCTGCGAGGCTACAAAGAGGAGCGCTCCAATGTGCGCCAATTGCTGCAGCGTACCGCGGAAATGGGAGAATCTAACTCCTTGCTGTTGATTGGGCCGCGTGGCGCTGGAAAAACGACG CTCATAAATGCAGTGCTGACAGATCTACTAGTCAACAGATCGTTCGTGGACAACACGCTGATAGTGCATCTCGACGGGAATCTGCATACAGACGACCGCATTGCCCTGAAGTCAATTACGGTGCAGATGCGGCTGGAGAATGCAGCCGACGGCAAGGTCTTTGGTTCGTTCGCCGAGAATTTGGCTTTCCTTTTGCAGTGCCTCAAGGCGGGAGACAAGAAATCCAAGAGCGTTGTCTTTATTCAGGAGGAATTGCATCTGTTCTGTACACATCACAACCAAACGCTGCTGTACAACCTCTTTGATGTCTCGCAGTCGGCCCAGGCACCGATCTGTGTGCTGGGAGTGACCTGCCGCCTGGATGTGATCGAGCTGCTGGAGAAGCGCGTCAAGTCGCGGTTCTCGCACAGACAAGTGTTTCTGTTCCCCAGTGCCGACCAGTTTGAGGCGTACACAAAGCTCTGCCAAGAGCTCCTTTTGATACCCAGCAACAGTGAGCTAAAGGCGAGTGCCGACCGCATCGACAGCGGTCTGGTAGCGCAACTAAAGCCAGATGCTCCCTACATCACTGTCGACCAGCTGACGGTCCTGTCTGCCCAATACGAGGGCGATGACAAGATCGACCTGCTCTGCGGCCTCTCTGTGCTGGAGCTGTGCCTCATCATAGCCATCAAGCATCATTCGGAGATCTACGATCGGGATCCTTTCAACTTTGAGATTGTATTCGCGCGCTTCTCCAAGTTTGCCAAGATCTCAACCACAATGCAGAGCGTAGAGCGTTCGATTGTCCTGAAGGCGTTCGAACATTTGCGAATGGGGGAGCTGATCATGCCGCTCTCAAACAGCGGCGTGGGTAAGGTGCAGAAGGAGTTTGAAATGCACAAAATGGCCTTGACTTACGGCCAGATTCAGCAGGCGGTTCAGCGGTACCAGGCCTTGCCGACGGAGGTGGCTCAATGGGCGCAAAGCTCGCTTATCTA G
- the LOC108160330 gene encoding origin recognition complex subunit 4 isoform X1: MPEDAQELRKARRFLKERLQRDYTTLRGYKEERSNVRQLLQRTAEMGESNSLLLIGPRGAGKTTLINAVLTDLLVNRSFVDNTLIVHLDGNLHTDDRIALKSITVQMRLENAADGKVFGSFAENLAFLLQCLKAGDKKSKSVVFIQEELHLFCTHHNQTLLYNLFDVSQSAQAPICVLGVTCRLDVIELLEKRVKSRFSHRQVFLFPSADQFEAYTKLCQELLLIPSNSELKASADRIDSGLVAQLKPDAPYITVDQLTVLSAQYEGDDKIDLLCGLSVLELCLIIAIKHHSEIYDRDPFNFEIVFARFSKFAKISTTMQSVERSIVLKAFEHLRMGELIMPLSNSGVGKVQKEFEMHKMALTYGQIQQAVQRYQALPTEVAQWAQSSLI; encoded by the exons atgcCGGAGGATGCCCAGGAATTGAGAAAAGCTAGGCGCTTCCTCAAAGAGCGCCTTCAGCGGGACTACACCACTCTGCGAGGCTACAAAGAGGAGCGCTCCAATGTGCGCCAATTGCTGCAGCGTACCGCGGAAATGGGAGAATCTAACTCCTTGCTGTTGATTGGGCCGCGTGGCGCTGGAAAAACGACG CTCATAAATGCAGTGCTGACAGATCTACTAGTCAACAGATCGTTCGTGGACAACACGCTGATAGTGCATCTCGACGGGAATCTGCATACAGACGACCGCATTGCCCTGAAGTCAATTACGGTGCAGATGCGGCTGGAGAATGCAGCCGACGGCAAGGTCTTTGGTTCGTTCGCCGAGAATTTGGCTTTCCTTTTGCAGTGCCTCAAGGCGGGAGACAAGAAATCCAAGAGCGTTGTCTTTATTCAGGAGGAATTGCATCTGTTCTGTACACATCACAACCAAACGCTGCTGTACAACCTCTTTGATGTCTCGCAGTCGGCCCAGGCACCGATCTGTGTGCTGGGAGTGACCTGCCGCCTGGATGTGATCGAGCTGCTGGAGAAGCGCGTCAAGTCGCGGTTCTCGCACAGACAAGTGTTTCTGTTCCCCAGTGCCGACCAGTTTGAGGCGTACACAAAGCTCTGCCAAGAGCTCCTTTTGATACCCAGCAACAGTGAGCTAAAGGCGAGTGCCGACCGCATCGACAGCGGTCTGGTAGCGCAACTAAAGCCAGATGCTCCCTACATCACTGTCGACCAGCTGACGGTCCTGTCTGCCCAATACGAGGGCGATGACAAGATCGACCTGCTCTGCGGCCTCTCTGTGCTGGAGCTGTGCCTCATCATAGCCATCAAGCATCATTCGGAGATCTACGATCGGGATCCTTTCAACTTTGAGATTGTATTCGCGCGCTTCTCCAAGTTTGCCAAGATCTCAACCACAATGCAGAGCGTAGAGCGTTCGATTGTCCTGAAGGCGTTCGAACATTTGCGAATGGGGGAGCTGATCATGCCGCTCTCAAACAGCGGCGTGGGTAAGGTGCAGAAGGAGTTTGAAATGCACAAAATGGCCTTGACTTACGGCCAGATTCAGCAGGCGGTTCAGCGGTACCAGGCCTTGCCGACGGAGGTGGCTCAATGGGCGCAAAGCTCGCTTATCTAG
- the LOC117193458 gene encoding uncharacterized protein LOC117193458, producing MRSLTVLGVILVLVLVATSQADDSPGFFLKITKNVPRLGKRSESFGMKNLKTIPRIGRSEQQTAVTPLLTWLWDVDVSQPSKRRLATGEAAAQERELTVVQPVNANTLMELLDNNAIPSEHVKFVHWKDFDRALQSDTDLYAKVIQLGRRPDHRLKEDLNFNSYVPIFESNGDQNAPFMMFNNNEDRDLYGGGNRYDRNFLKYNHL from the exons ATGAGATCCTTAACTGTCCTAGGAGTTATCCTCGTGCTGGTGCTCGTGGCCACCAGCCAGGCAGATGACAGCCCAGGATTCTTTCTGAAGATCACCAAGAATGTCCCCCGCCTGGGTAAGCGAAGCGAAAGCTTTGGAATGAAGAACCTGAAGACCATTCCGCGCATAGGACGAAGCGAACAGCAG ACCGCTGTGACACCTCTGCTGACCTGGCTCTGGGATGTCGACGTGTCGCAGCCCAGCAAGCGGCGCCTGGCCACAGGTGAGGCAGCTGCCCAGGAGCGAGAACTGACCGTGGTTCAGCCGGTAAATGCCAATACCCTGATGGAGCTCCTCGACAACAACGCCATTCCCAGCGAGCACGTGAAGTTTGTGCATTGGAAGGACTTTGATCGCGCCCTCCAATCGGACACAGATCTGTACGCCAAGGTCATTCAACTGGGCCGCCGCCCCGACCATCGTCTGAAGGAGGATCTCAACTTCAACAGCTACGTGCCCATCTTTGAAAGCAACGGCGACCAGAACGCCCCCTTCATGATGTTCAATAACAACGAGGACCGGGATCTGTATGGCGGAGGCAATCGCTACGATCGCAACTTCTTAAAGTACAATCATTTGTGA